In the genome of Zygosaccharomyces rouxii strain CBS732 chromosome G complete sequence, the window atgttgttgtaaAGTACCaaccaaattttccaaaaactCTTTACTCTTTGATTGAGGCAAATACACTCTAGATGCAGCGGAACACTTCTGACCTTGATATTCAAATGCACCTCTTAGAGTGGATAGGACTGCATGTGGAATATTAGCAGATGGGTGAACCAAGTGGTAGTTCTTACCACCAGTTTCACCAACGATTCTTGGATAATCCTTGTAGAGGTCATTAACAACACCTTGCTGGATCTTTCCGTATAATTGTTTAAAAACATTGGTAGAACCAGTGAAATGCAAagctgaaaaatctttgtCATTCAAAACTTGTTCAGTAACTTCTACAGCATTACCTGGGATGAAATTAACAACACCGTTGGGCAAGCCAGCTTCCTCCAAAACGGTCAACAACAAGTAGTTGGACAATGCGGCCGTTTGAGATGGTTTCCAAACAACAGTGTTACCCATTAGTGCTGGTGCACCAACCAAGTTACCAGCAATGGCGGTAAAATTGAATGGGGTAACGGCATAGGTGAAACCTTCCAAAGGCCTATATTCTGCTTGATTCCAAACACCTGGGCTTGATTCTGCTGGTTGTTGACTATACAAGTCAACAGCGTACTTCACATTAAATCTAAAAAAATCAGAAAGTTCAGTGATACAATCGATTTCGGCTTGGAAGACATTTTTACCTTGACCTAACATAGTAGCAGCCAACATATCATAACGGTATTTGGTATCAATCAAATCTGCTGCCTTTAAGAAAACTGCAGCTCTTTCGTAAAATGGCAAATTCATCCACTTTTGCTTAGCATCTTTTGCACTTTGAATGGCCTTAACGACATCATCCTTTGTGGCTTGAGTCACATTTGCTAAGACTTGTTCGTGATTAGCAGGATTAGTCTGTGGGAAGAACGAACGGTTACCACCATCGTTATAGTAGATTCTTTGACCATTAACAACTAGAGGAACCTCTAGTGATGAGCTTCTAAATTTCATAAGGGAAGCACGTAAAAGGTCCCAGTCCTTAACATCTTTAGgaccaaaatttttaacagGTTCATTGCCAATTGTGTTAGGTGTTTTAAATCTAGCCAATTGAGCAACGGTTCTCACACTTTGACGAGCTTGGAAACTAGCTCTTGATAGCATCTTTAATATTTTAGCTTAAGGTATTACTGTATCCTTTTCCACACAGATGTAGGTTAAAAAAACGATTATCCCCAAACAGAGGTTGAATATTAAGCCGTAGGTTTTAAATCAGTTAATCCGTAGTCCTTATATACCGATGGTTCCAGCACATTTAGCCTTGCCTAATCATATGGATAAAACTATTCACTTAATTATCTATCAGCATGGATCGCCAGTTGAGATTCGGGAGTCCGATCCCGAACGCCGTTATGGAGATAGCCAACCGAGCGCCAGGTGAAATGTCAGTTCCactggaaaaaaaaacaaataaacaaaaaataaataaataaataataattataatatTCAATTATAATAAAATTCCTTAAATCTATATCAAAATCCCTAGaccattttttttaagTTTTCTCAAACGGCCATATAATCCGTACTATGCATTCATGGTCACTTCTATGTATTATCACTGCGTAATGATAACTCTCTGTTTGCACGGTCCTCATCCTTCAAGAAAAGTTGACGACGTTGTTGAAGGAGATATTGTTGATTAGCATCTCCGTAATAACTCTTGGCTCGCATGTAACCTAGTAGGAAATTTGAACTAAAGCACCAAATAGCTAATCCCAACATAACAACAAGTAATGCCTTCCATCCAATTGGTTCAACAAATGAATTAATCACTTCACCAAATAGTCGTGCCCCCAGTGTCGTTCTTGCTCTAAAAAATAAATCGTTGTCTTTATTCATGCACCTTTCCCATTGTTCACACTGACCCTGTAGCGCTGGTTTATTACGCAAAGTACATTCGTTAATGGCATAAAGATTTTTACAGTTAATTGATTCATATTCTAACTCTAATCTTTTGTGATTCCAGGAGGAAGTTATATCAGTCTTCAAAGAGCGCACGAGCGATGTAACAAATGAGAATAGGACCACGACTGTAATAAAATTAAGAAATAACTGCAGGTATGAGACAAAGGTATAAGAGTTTTTAGAAACCGGTTTACAGTTAGATGACCAGGGGACAGGAAGTTTATAAGGTTCATCGTACTCTGATTCCACAGGTCTTGACCAATCTTGTACAAATGGTCGGTATCCGTCCGTATTGGGGTAgtagtggtggtgattAATTGAAACCTGAATAGGTTGGCTTCTTGATCTCCACCTAAGttcatctttcaaatcgGTAAAATCGATTCCTGTAACATTAGCATCAGAAGCCTTTCTATCCGTATTGAGAACTTCTTTTGGGGCAGGTTTAGACGCTTGTGCTGGTGATTCAATTGGTATACCATCAATTTTGGCTGCTGCAGCTACACCTAATGAAGTTGGAGATAGCAATGCTCTTATCACTGCTCCTCTATGTACactctcttcatcttcttttgaatctGACTCATCCAATTCACTAACTTCTTCCTTCATCACATCATCATGGTTTTTGGCAGTATTATTATCCTGTGATGATTTCTCTTTGCTTACCTGTTTAGTTGGCGATGGTGTTGGTGATGCTTCTTGAACGTCCCGTTGCATATCTCCCTCTTCCAAAATATCTTGGCTTCTTTGCACTATTCTAGTATCAACACCTTCCCCTTCACCTTCAGCGTTTGCTTCCTCATCTATCAGTTCATCTACGTCCATTTTATCACCTAGTGGATCTAATTGCATAGCATGCCTTAGTGGTGAAGGACACACGGGAGAATGTGGCAtatatttggtaaaaacCTGGGGTGACATTCTgccaatttcatcagataTGCTAAGATTAGATAGTCGTACTAAATCTTCCTCTCTTATAGTCCTGTCcagttcatcatcaatacTTAATTTGCCGAACTTGTCCATCCTCTACCAAGTCAAACTAACAAAAGGATAAAATTAACGTTGATTTCTCAAGTATGTATAAGATCCTTTAGTCTTTTTTAAGCCATTAAGTTGTATGACTGAGAAACTACGTAGTGTTTTGTTTGTTTAGCCTTTCGATAGGTTTGGTGTTTCTtgtattctttttttgaCGTGGTCTTTATATTTCGATGTCGATGAGCACCGATAAAGCCTTTTAATCGCAAGGTGTCAATTAGTCgaaatgatgatgaacaagataaaaaaaacaaaaaaaaaaacaacaaaaaagtaaaaaaaaaacggttttgaaattgtagTGATTTATTTATATGAGTTTGCCCTCAAAAATAATATTTAAATATTCAAATCTTGTCCTTAGGCAGAGCTTGGTTTCAGCTTATATAAGGTATCCAAATACCCTGCGACAACTTTATCTGCCACACCAGTGGTTTTAATACTACTGGCAACACCATAAAGGGCACTAGTACCATCGTTAGCTGGTTTTTGGTTAGggtttttcttcatttcgTTGACCATAGTCTTCAAATCAGAAACCAGCTTATCAATAGAACTTACTGATAACTTGGTAACTGCAATGTGAAGTGCAGGTGGTTTTTGTAATGCACTCAAGTGCCATCCCATTTTAGATAATTTATCACCTAGCTCATAAACGTTCAATTGATCAGACTTGAAGGATACAACGCAACAAAGTGGGTCACCAATGATCTGCAATTCTGGTAATTCTTTTGCAATGCTgcttttcaatttcctgGCTGCAGTAATAATTTCTCTGGATGAATCCGTGTAACCCTTTTTACCGAAATGAACCATTGTTGCCCAACATCCGACAACAAGAGCACCGGGTCTAGATCCAGCCAAGGTGGGGGAACCATACACACCACCAATCCAATCGGTAGACACATAGTACTGAGAGGCTCTCAAAGCTTGATTACGGTACATAACCACTGAAGAACCCTTTGGTGCAAAACCATATTTGTGTGTATCACAAGAGATAGACGTAACACCAGGCACACGGAAATCAAATGGAGGAATGTCATTAAATCCAGCTCTTTCCATGAATGCAATCGCGAACGAACCAAGACAACAGTCGATGTGAAGCGGTATGTGATACTTTTGACCTAATTTACCTAACCCTCCGATGTCATCGACGATACCGTGTGGATAGTTGGGGGCGGATCCCACAAGTAAGACCGTGTTTTTGTTGATCAGTCTCTTGACCTGATTTAAATCCACCTTGTAAGTAACTGGGTCCAATTCTGCCTTACGAACCTTCATACCGAAATAGTAGGCGGCCTTGTGGAATCCAGCATGTGCCGTCACTGGTACGATGATTTCTGGTTCTGTAATACCATGTTGTTGGTAACCGTAAGTCTTAGCACTCAAACAAGCAAGCAAAATCGATTCAGTACCACCAGAACTGGTAGTACCACAACCTGTATCCTTAGGGGCATGGAACACGTCTAACACCATGGATACCACCTCGGCTTCCATCTTACGCACAGCAGGAAAAACGTTTGGATGCAGTTGATTAGCAACACAGTATTTCTCAAAGGCCAAGGATTGTAAATGGATCAACTGTTGACCACCATGGTACACAGCACCTGAAAGTTTACCGTCTTCCCATTTTGTTGTACGCAgtaattcttgtaatttgtccaattcttccaaagtagTCTCTTCAGACAATCCTTCATCAGGTAAAGTTCCATAATCTTCGATTGCCTCATTGCGAATAAGTAGATCCCTTTCAATAACATTAATACCCTTACCAACTTCTCTATTTACTGTAGGTCTGAGAATTGGTGAGTTAAGCAAAGTTCTGAACACAGCAGTTGCAATACTGTGGTAAACATTTTTCAGAGTCCTCAAAAACCCAAATGCTTTCAGATGGTAACATACTCGACTAGAAACTTTGTAGATTAAAGTAATAAACAAGTAATCCTTGATCAGACTACTCCACGAACTTGTTTCAACGTAAAGAGCAGCATACTGGTAACCATTGAGCACCAGCTGTAGCAGGTCTAAGCCTTTCAGCTCCTCTACAATTCTAGCTATCTTGGATTCCATTAGCAGCAGTTAGAGTCTTGGAAAAAGATTCTCTGGATTGCTTTTATTGGCCGCGTCTCTTTTATAGTAACGCGGTGTTCAATTCACTCCTGCCAAAGTAAATTTTcatggaaaaaaaaaaggaatgGATGGTTGGACGGTGAGCCGTAAATCTACCCTGAGAAAGAGACAAAGAACTGCACCTAACAATCGTGGAGATAGAACAAATCGAGCCATTGACAAACAAGATTTTACAACAGTTGTTGATGTCATAaacttctttctttttatGTTACATACTACTCTTAATTCTACGTGTAAGCTGGTGTATTTGACCTTGTAGAGCGATACCTGGCGTTGGATCTACCATTCTGACCGTGAGTGCCGTTGGACAAGGAATCATCGCTTGAAGAAGGCTTTAAACCGTAGTAAGAAGCCATTTTCGTCACGTATgatttgagaaatttggaACGGGACTTCAAGGATGCCAAATCGTTCTTCAGTTTTTGTTCCTGCGATAATAGTGTTTTAGTTTGTATCTGTAGACCTGGTCCCTCCAAATCTTTGTGCAACTGGTCCACTTCATCTTTGAGCACCTTAGTACGTTGAGATTGTTCCGCGGCCTCTGAGGATTTTTGTTGGTATTGAGATCTCAATGAATCATTGTGTTGGTTCCTTTGCAAATTCTGTTCTGAAAGGGATCCTAACAGAGTTTTAAGAGTACTGATCTTTTCAGTATACTGTTGGAGCTCTGGATCGACATCTGCTAACAAAGTTATTCTTTTCGCCTCCTCTAGAGCGCCATCCAATGCCTTGATCTTGTCATCTAATTTAGAGGCTTCGCTTTTACATCTTTCTAATCGTTTCTCAGAGTCTATAATCGATTTCTCACcatcttggaattttttgaaaacgTTGCCTGCTTCCACTCTCGTTTCGTCCAAATAGTCTTGTCTTTCCGTTTCATAATGACGTTTCCTCGTTAGAATTTCGTCACCATGTCGGCATTCGTTCTGAACTTTAAGTAGTCGATCTAACGTCcttttattcaattctgaTTGGTAGGATTTCATATCGAATACATCCTCATTCATAGTCAATTGGTTATCGCTGAAATCTAGCCTTGTCATAATTAGCTCAAAAGGTGGTACATCTGTGGAGACTTGAGAGAGTGGAATTTCTGATAATGATGGGATGGTATTTTCACCTCGAAGTAGCATATCTACCACTTGCTTATAGTCTACCGATGGTAAGTTGTTGTATGTTGTATGTCTGGTTGAAAGGAAATGTTTAATGGCGGCTTTCGAATGTTGATAATTGTCAGTACCTTCTGTTGGTGGATTTTCTAGCAAGAAATGATCGGGTGAATCCTTAACTAAAAGTTTCACCAACGGCAATCTTTTTTGTCCTTTTTTCCTTATATTATCTAACGCCGGCAAAAATGGGTCTATCGAGGGATCAAAACTGATGATATAGTCCACATTATAACCTCTCATAAGTTCAGGGTTGTTAGTTAAATGTGTAGTTGTGGTTAAAAATAACCAATCCTCATCGATTGCCTGCACAGATTTCATCTTGTGCTTCAATGAATAATCATAGTCGTCGCGATGATACCCAGTATACCTGTTCGAACCAGATTCGTTGCTCGGCGTACCGTCTTTGGAATTACTTGCATCTACAGGAGAACATGATCGTTCTAGTGGGAAAACATGCTTTTCATCGTACAAAGAAGCTCCTGATAACCTTTTAATTCTGACTCTTTTACCCAAGACTAAACCTTCTAAAATGTCCAATTCTCTCACATTATGTGATATAATGCAAATTTTCAAAGCATCAGGAAATGTTTGCCTATCACGTTGGATGAATCGAGATAATAACTCttgcaatttttgaaatttatcactAGTCGTAACTAAATTTTCTGTAGGTACCATTCGAAGAAACTGTCTTGGCATGTAGTGTTCGACAAGTAGACATGGATGATTAGCAACAACTCTTATGCCCTTGTCAAGCATATGAGTCATCTGCTTTGAAGATATTTGGGGATATTCCGCTACAGCATCCTTATCATCGATATTATTCGAAGAGTCGAGCTCTTTTTGGAAGGATCTAGCATGTAACGAGACTAAAATTTCTGTCAAATCTCTCTGGAACGGTGTCAACCCCACGGGAAGGTAAAATACGTGCGAATTCCTTGCGTTACGATTCATTGATAGCAGCTAGCGGAGATTTACCAACCTCCCAATTCGATCTATGCTTCGAACAATCCGGACTTCATGCCAGTTTGATTAAATTAAtgatctttttttttcttcaatattGGGTCAGTTTCGGAGTCTTAAGTCGACAGAAAAAGTTCATATAGTCtcaaaaaaattaaacatCATAATTAAAAATAACATTAATACAAAATACAATCAGTATCTAATCTATCCCCATTTAGTCACCTTTTGAGCGCTTTTCGACCAGCTCCACAAAATTCTCGAATGGAATATCTTGAGTCTCCAAGAGCTTGGCACCATGGTCATCAGTGGGAATTAGtttacttttgaaaaatctgtCTTGACTTCCACCGATTACCGTATCGATATAGACTGGCTCTGGGAATCTGGCATCTACAATTAATTTGGCAGCTACCTTAGCGGCTTCTATGTCTTCTGAGTCTTGTTGAGCGTACCTGACGCCCACAAAAAACCCACCATCCACCAGAGTAGCGGTTGGATCCGATAAAAGATCTTGAGATGGAAGCGGTGTTAGTTTTTTGCCAAATTGAAACTGTATTGCGGTAGGAAGAGCGTAACATAAAGATGTTTCGATACTTGAGTGGTCGATTTGGTGAAGGAACAGCACTCTTTCATCAGGCGAAGCGTTACGAGTGGTGAACAGCGGAGTTCTTCTTAAGCCATAGTagtatttcaaaaattcttgagaTTTGTGCTTGTGAACTGCAACAGTATCCAATTGGTAGCGAATACGTTGTAATTGATCGGTAGTAAATTTACCTTTCAAGACCTGGTAGGAGAtagatttcatcaaatagACAAGTTCGATTTTAGGATTGAAAGAGTTCGCCACAAGGCAATCGGGACTATTAGAGGTGGGGATAATCTTGGTATGGACGTGCACGTAAGATGCACCGTTCTGAGTGTAGTTTAGTTGGAATTGCATATACAACTGTTCCGGAACGTTTTCATTAGCATCTCTGATGGTGGATCCTGTAACTATGCTTAGCGATAGGGGCACCACCAGATGTTCAGGATCCAAATAGGGTGATTCAAGTTTCCATTCGTTAGTGCTACCTTCGCCCTTAGGAGTGTCACTATAATTGTTTAAAGTTGCCTTCATTGGGGACGCCTTCGTCAATGCCCCATCTACTAGGAGACGTCCCGAAGAAACCACTGTAAGCCTTAAATCTGAGATTGCATTGGATCTTCTgtccaagaatttttcaaaagtgtgaacaaatctttcatccttaaaagaattgaattgtGCTGCGATGTTAAATAAATCTGACATCTCCATAAACCCGATTTGGTCCAATGAGCTTGCGAAGATGGTAAAAGAAGCAGCAGAGGCCAATTTTGAGTAAAAATCTCGAGCGTCCTTAAAGTACTTGGCAGATTTGTCCAAGTTGTGTTGTTGCCTCATtgtattctttttatctcTCGAGGCCACTTTCCCCGGACCTTCTGTGCAGGGACCCGCTAAAAAGCATACAACTTGGTCTCCTAAGATCGACGCCAGAAACAACGCCAGGCCCGTGGACCTCTTG includes:
- the PUT2 gene encoding 1-pyrroline-5-carboxylate dehydrogenase (highly similar to uniprot|P07275 Saccharomyces cerevisiae YHR037W PUT2 delta-1-pyrroline-5-carboxylate dehydrogenase), with the protein product MLSRASFQARQSVRTVAQLARFKTPNTIGNEPVKNFGPKDVKDWDLLRASLMKFRSSSLEVPLVVNGQRIYYNDGGNRSFFPQTNPANHEQVLANVTQATKDDVVKAIQSAKDAKQKWMNLPFYERAAVFLKAADLIDTKYRYDMLAATMLGQGKNVFQAEIDCITELSDFFRFNVKYAVDLYSQQPAESSPGVWNQAEYRPLEGFTYAVTPFNFTAIAGNLVGAPALMGNTVVWKPSQTAALSNYLLLTVLEEAGLPNGVVNFIPGNAVEVTEQVLNDKDFSALHFTGSTNVFKQLYGKIQQGVVNDLYKDYPRIVGETGGKNYHLVHPSANIPHAVLSTLRGAFEYQGQKCSAASRVYLPQSKSKEFLENLVGTLQQHQVVPTNTSASPLNGGDLHGFMGPVIHEQSFDKLAKFIEEAKKDPELEIIQGGQYDKSKGWFVTPTIVKTTNPNHKFMSTEFFGPILTVCDYPDAEFSQICETIDNTSTYGLTGSIFAKDREAIVEASEKLRYSAGNFYINDKCTGAVVGQQWFGGGRMSGTNDKSGSGNILNRFVTIRNIKENFYELTDFKYPSNYE
- the BRL1 gene encoding Brl1p (similar to uniprot|P38770 Saccharomyces cerevisiae YHR036W Protein required for cell viability), producing the protein MDKFGKLSIDDELDRTIREEDLVRLSNLSISDEIGRMSPQVFTKYMPHSPVCPSPLRHAMQLDPLGDKMDVDELIDEEANAEGEGEGVDTRIVQRSQDILEEGDMQRDVQEASPTPSPTKQVSKEKSSQDNNTAKNHDDVMKEEVSELDESDSKEDEESVHRGAVIRALLSPTSLGVAAAAKIDGIPIESPAQASKPAPKEVLNTDRKASDANVTGIDFTDLKDELRWRSRSQPIQVSINHHHYYPNTDGYRPFVQDWSRPVESEYDEPYKLPVPWSSNCKPVSKNSYTFVSYLQLFLNFITVVVLFSFVTSLVRSLKTDITSSWNHKRLELEYESINCKNLYAINECTLRNKPALQGQCEQWERCMNKDNDLFFRARTTLGARLFGEVINSFVEPIGWKALLVVMLGLAIWCFSSNFLLGYMRAKSYYGDANQQYLLQQRRQLFLKDEDRANRELSLRSDNT
- the DPL1 gene encoding sphinganine-1-phosphate aldolase DPL1 (similar to uniprot|Q05567 Saccharomyces cerevisiae YDR294C DPL1 Dihydrosphingosine phosphate lyase regulates intracellular levels of sphingolipid long-chain base phosphates (LCBPs) degrades phosphorylated long chain bases prefers C16 dihydrosphingosine-l-phosphate as a substrate); protein product: MESKIARIVEELKGLDLLQLVLNGYQYAALYVETSSWSSLIKDYLFITLIYKVSSRVCYHLKAFGFLRTLKNVYHSIATAVFRTLLNSPILRPTVNREVGKGINVIERDLLIRNEAIEDYGTLPDEGLSEETTLEELDKLQELLRTTKWEDGKLSGAVYHGGQQLIHLQSLAFEKYCVANQLHPNVFPAVRKMEAEVVSMVLDVFHAPKDTGCGTTSSGGTESILLACLSAKTYGYQQHGITEPEIIVPVTAHAGFHKAAYYFGMKVRKAELDPVTYKVDLNQVKRLINKNTVLLVGSAPNYPHGIVDDIGGLGKLGQKYHIPLHIDCCLGSFAIAFMERAGFNDIPPFDFRVPGVTSISCDTHKYGFAPKGSSVVMYRNQALRASQYYVSTDWIGGVYGSPTLAGSRPGALVVGCWATMVHFGKKGYTDSSREIITAARKLKSSIAKELPELQIIGDPLCCVVSFKSDQLNVYELGDKLSKMGWHLSALQKPPALHIAVTKLSVSSIDKLVSDLKTMVNEMKKNPNQKPANDGTSALYGVASSIKTTGVADKVVAGYLDTLYKLKPSSA
- the HDA2 gene encoding Hda2p (similar to uniprot|Q06629 Saccharomyces cerevisiae YDR295C), yielding MNRNARNSHVFYLPVGLTPFQRDLTEILVSLHARSFQKELDSSNNIDDKDAVAEYPQISSKQMTHMLDKGIRVVANHPCLLVEHYMPRQFLRMVPTENLVTTSDKFQKLQELLSRFIQRDRQTFPDALKICIISHNVRELDILEGLVLGKRVRIKRLSGASLYDEKHVFPLERSCSPVDASNSKDGTPSNESGSNRYTGYHRDDYDYSLKHKMKSVQAIDEDWLFLTTTTHLTNNPELMRGYNVDYIISFDPSIDPFLPALDNIRKKGQKRLPLVKLLVKDSPDHFLLENPPTEGTDNYQHSKAAIKHFLSTRHTTYNNLPSVDYKQVVDMLLRGENTIPSLSEIPLSQVSTDVPPFELIMTRLDFSDNQLTMNEDVFDMKSYQSELNKRTLDRLLKVQNECRHGDEILTRKRHYETERQDYLDETRVEAGNVFKKFQDGEKSIIDSEKRLERCKSEASKLDDKIKALDGALEEAKRITLLADVDPELQQYTEKISTLKTLLGSLSEQNLQRNQHNDSLRSQYQQKSSEAAEQSQRTKVLKDEVDQLHKDLEGPGLQIQTKTLLSQEQKLKNDLASLKSRSKFLKSYVTKMASYYGLKPSSSDDSLSNGTHGQNGRSNARYRSTRSNTPAYT
- the NEL1 gene encoding GTPase-activating protein NEL1 (weakly similar to uniprot|P38769 Saccharomyces cerevisiae YHR035W Hypothetical ORF), yielding MSWFNYGVLPASRNEALQDVGDEGHIHCLYEPFKAQAEWLEGQFRCEKCKGLYGGSRIVDSDDGKKWICIFCNTYNPWNTDMPDCETYMSQTGGGKSKDDVVVIVIDTICEKEELNALQHALKLKSNTKYSLVTLHRNGDVAVHSPDNKKSFAAKHHKVEHYLKRLNRDYFRRHLDHGLFDSVSVMGTINKLEAKDSHGSRRAKRSTGLALFLASILGDQVVCFLAGPCTEGPGKVASRDKKNTMRQQHNLDKSAKYFKDARDFYSKLASAASFTIFASSLDQIGFMEMSDLFNIAAQFNSFKDERFVHTFEKFLDRRSNAISDLRLTVVSSGRLLVDGALTKASPMKATLNNYSDTPKGEGSTNEWKLESPYLDPEHLVVPLSLSIVTGSTIRDANENVPEQLYMQFQLNYTQNGASYVHVHTKIIPTSNSPDCLVANSFNPKIELVYLMKSISYQVLKGKFTTDQLQRIRYQLDTVAVHKHKSQEFLKYYYGLRRTPLFTTRNASPDERVLFLHQIDHSSIETSLCYALPTAIQFQFGKKLTPLPSQDLLSDPTATLVDGGFFVGVRYAQQDSEDIEAAKVAAKLIVDARFPEPVYIDTVIGGSQDRFFKSKLIPTDDHGAKLLETQDIPFENFVELVEKRSKGD